DNA sequence from the Rubripirellula tenax genome:
GAAGAGAACAAACTGCGTCAAGTCTTGGTTGCCCAACGCAACAAAGAGAAAACCGATGCAGTCGAATTGGAACGTGTCAATCGCGACCGCGACTTGGAAATGACCGAACGGCTTCGTTTGGTTGGTGTCGCGGAAATCGAGAAAGAGAAAGCGATCGAAGTTGAAAAGCGGAATATCCAAGAAGTCATTCGCGAACGGGTCGCAATCGAACGAACCGTTGTCGAAGAAAAAGAACGCATCAAAGACACGGAAGACATCGCCAAGGCCGACCGTTTGAAGAAGGTTCAAGTCACGGCAGCCGAGATGAAGGCCGAAGAAGAATTGATTCGCGTGACCAAGGCGGCCCAAGCCGAAAAGGACTCGGCGACGTTGTTGGCCGAAAAAATTCGCATCGATGCCGAAGCGCGTCGTGATGCGGCCGAAAAAGACACCGAAGGTGCCAAGATGTTGGCCGACGGAACCATGGCAACCCAAGCCGCCAGCGGACTGGCCGAAGCCAAGGTCATCGAAGCAAAGGCATCGGCCAGCGAGAAACAAGGCCTCGCCGAAGCCAATGTCGAACTGGAAAAGTATCGCAGCGAAGCAATCGGTATCACCGAGAAGGCCGAAGCGATGAAACAACTCGACAGCGTCGGCAAGGACCACGAAGAATTCAAGTTGCGGCTTGAGAAAGAAAAATCAGTCGAGATCGCAGCCATCGATGCCCAACGCGGTATCGCGGAAAGCCAAGCCGGCGTGGTCGGCGACGCTCTGCGAAGTGCCCGCATCGACATTGTCGGCGGTGACGGCGAGTTCTTTGAACAGATCACTTCGGCCGTCAAGGGCGGAAAAGCGATCGACCGCTTTGTCTACAACAGCAAGGTGGCCACAGACATCAAAGACACGTTCTTCGACGGCAACGCGGAATACTTCCGCGACCAACTCGGATCGTTGGTCAAGCAATTCAACTTGGATACCGACGGCGTGAAAGATCTATCGATCGCGGCGCTAATCGCCAAGATGATGGGCTTGAGCAAGACCGATGATGTCCGAAGTCAGCTGACCAGCCTATTAAGCATGGCCGGCACAGCCAACGTGGCGGACCAGAAGGCGGGACGGTTGCTGGCTCAGGCGGCAAAGCCGAAGAGCAATGGCAAAACGTCGTAATTGATTCCCTCTCGCGGAATCAATCCAGCAGATATTCTTCGTCGAATTCAATGCCATGACGTTTGAGCAACAACCGCAGTTCGTCCTCAAACGTCAACCTTGCATGGTGTTCGACTTGATTGGCAACATAAGCTCTTACCACACCGACTTGCGAATGACTGACCGAAAAGATCGAGTAGCCGCGTTGCCACGCAAACCGGTGCAAACTGGCGTTTTGCTCATTCAACCACTTGGACGAATTGGTTTTCACGGTTCGAACGAGGTCACTGAGTCGATGCACGGGTTTGAAACCAATCAACAAATGAACATGGTCGAGATAGCCTCCGACGCAAAGCGGTGCAACGCCCTCATCACGCAATGCTCCTCCCAGGTAGGCATGCAACCGAGGGGCGATCGTTTCCGTAATAAATTGTCGACGACCTTGTGTGCTAAAGACCAAGTGTGCTCGCAATTGGTAAAAGGTGTTCGCCATGCTGATCGCTCTGAAACAAAATGCCGCGTAGCGGCAACGGAAGGTAGCCTGGGGCGAAAGCCCCAGGAAAATAAAATACTCGCGAATTTTAGCTGCGTAGCAGCGGCGGATGGTATCCAGCATCCAATCCGTCGCCCCTACGGGGCTTTCGATCGGCGCGATTCAGGCACCAAGGGCTTGCGCCCCTGGCTACCATCCACTGTCGCTACGCGACTAAATTCCCTTGCCGCTACACGTCTGTTCACACGTGTCCTTATTCGACCAATGGGCCGAGGTGGGCGCAATGACTGAAACCCAACTTGCAGCTGGCACCTACGAAGTCCTGCGCAATCGACTTCGTGAAGCGTCCACCGAACTTCGCAAGCGATTGTCACAGCTTAATGCTGATCGCGCCGAAGTGTTCGGCAACATCGAAACGGCACTGATTGCCACCGAACGCGTGACGACCGAACACAACTGTGTCCCTCGAGACATCGTTTCGATCGGCGAACAGTTTCTATTCGGATACAACGTTCAATTCGGATTGAAAACCGCGATCGAATTGACCGACGTATTTTCGGTTTATGAACTTCGCGAAAATCAGTTCCACGAAGCCAACCTAGACGTCATCGGCGACGATCGATTCAACAACGACTTCCACGAACTGTACCGATTTTATAAAGACACCCGATTCGCTCGGTTCTTTCGCGTCGGGCCCATGTTGCACATGGTTTTCCAAGTCGGCAAGACCGAGCGAGACATCAAGTCGTTCAAATGGCGGGTCACACCGGACACGATCGAGTACATCGACAATCGCAGCGACCACGAAGTCAAAGATCCGCCGCAACATGAATTCCGATGGACCCGCACGACTCGTGACCAACACCACTACGGCGCCCACCCCCATATTTCAATCGACAATCGTGTGTTCGTTGAAACGGTCGGCGGTGACTTAACCGTCAAGGTCGAAAACAACACCAATTCGGGTCAAGGAATCTACGCCGAACCCGTCGACCATGCTGACCAAACACTGGACGACGCCGAGATCTACTATGCGATCGTCGGCAACTTAGTACTGCTGAAGATCAAACCCTACCAAGAGGAACTCTTTCGCTATCTCGTCTTCAACGGCAAGCTCAGCCGGGCGATGCGATTGGACGAAATTTCAAGCTGCTGTGTGATGTTGCCCGGCGATCACGGGATCATTTTCCCCGGCGGGTACTACCTGCAAACCGGCGAATTCAAGCAGTTCGACCACGGCTTGTCCGACATGCGGTATCAACGCACGATCGCGGCACCCAACGGCGAAGACTACCTCTATCTGTTTTACAACCCACAATCGGGCACCTACGTTCAGCTGCGATACAACTTGATTCGCCAGAGCGTTGAAACGCCGATGGTATCCAGCGGCCAAACGTTTTTCCATCGTGGCGAAATGGTCGTCTTTCGCAATCAAGACGAGCCAACGAAACATCATGCGATTCAGATTTGGCAAACACCGTTCACCGACACTAGCTATGTGCCGGAGAACCAAACCGATTCGATGCTGTTCAAAATTGGCAACAAGGATATCGTTCGCGGAATGGCCGAGTGCCATGAACTGTTGCAGTTGATCGAAAAAGACGATTCCTACGAAGGCCTGTACGTCGACCTGGGCAAGAAATCCTCGGACGTTCTAGACAGTTATTTCTGGATCGACAAAGACGAAACAGCAAAACTGTCCGAGCCGCTACAAAAAATCCGGCAGGCAGCCGGCGCGGCCGTTGAAGAATTCGAAAAAGTGGTTCGAGTTCGCCGGGACACCACCGCGAGAACGAACGAAGTTCAAACCGCAGTCGAAGCGCTCATAAAATCGATCGAGCGAGGACGCTTCGAGTCGATCGACGATTTCGTTGGATCGCTTGCGGCGCTGCGCGAACAACGCGGGCACGCGCTGGGGTTGAAAGAACTTCGCTACGTCGACGAATCTGTCATCGAAGCGTTAGAAAAGGAAACCGCCGAGCGATCCGATCGCCTCAGCCGCCGCTGTGTCGACTTCCTATTAACCCCCGGTTCGCTCGATCCCTACATCGAACGAGTGGCGACAGCGGGCGAAAAGGTCGGCGAAGTCAAAACGGTTGCCGACGCCAAGAAGCTTGGCGAAGAAATCGACGAAGCCAGTTCACAGCTTGAATTGTTGACCGAGACGGTCAGCAACCTAAAGATCGACGACACCACGAAGCGGACCGAGATCATCGACTCGATCGGCAACGTTTTCGCATCGTTGAACCGCGTTCGCAGTTCGCTGAAGGCCCGGGTTAG
Encoded proteins:
- a CDS encoding flotillin family protein, yielding MTLVIFAIVITIKKCYIVVGPDKAIVRTGGPTMKVASAQGMFVIPLYHRFEFMDLSLKSFEIGRQGHEGLICKDNIRADIKVAFFVRVNNSPEEMGEVAQAIGARRCSEMETLRELFDAKFSEALKTVGKQFDFIDLYDQRDKFKGEILKVIGTDLNGYVLDDAAIDYLEQTPLEMLSPTNILDAEGIKKITELTSNEKVKENQFTRDKEKTLKKQDVEAEETILALERQRVEAVEKQKREIAEITSREHAAAAKVQEEQRLEAERARIQTEEELGVAEENKLRQVLVAQRNKEKTDAVELERVNRDRDLEMTERLRLVGVAEIEKEKAIEVEKRNIQEVIRERVAIERTVVEEKERIKDTEDIAKADRLKKVQVTAAEMKAEEELIRVTKAAQAEKDSATLLAEKIRIDAEARRDAAEKDTEGAKMLADGTMATQAASGLAEAKVIEAKASASEKQGLAEANVELEKYRSEAIGITEKAEAMKQLDSVGKDHEEFKLRLEKEKSVEIAAIDAQRGIAESQAGVVGDALRSARIDIVGGDGEFFEQITSAVKGGKAIDRFVYNSKVATDIKDTFFDGNAEYFRDQLGSLVKQFNLDTDGVKDLSIAALIAKMMGLSKTDDVRSQLTSLLSMAGTANVADQKAGRLLAQAAKPKSNGKTS
- the tnpA gene encoding IS200/IS605 family transposase, yielding MANTFYQLRAHLVFSTQGRRQFITETIAPRLHAYLGGALRDEGVAPLCVGGYLDHVHLLIGFKPVHRLSDLVRTVKTNSSKWLNEQNASLHRFAWQRGYSIFSVSHSQVGVVRAYVANQVEHHARLTFEDELRLLLKRHGIEFDEEYLLD